The genome window ATAATGAAGATGAAAAGATGAGTCAGATGATTGAGAAGAAAACCAGATGGTGGTTTGTGAGAGACGGAAAGAGGAAAAGAACGCCGGAGACATCCCCTGTAGTTCCTATGGAGCCAACACTGAAGATTGTAGTaaagggtatagtgaaagggggagtcatAAGGTAGTTAGAACTTTAAATTGTTATATGTTTCTAATGAATTTGCCAATGCCTATTTTGCAGGGCCTTCGAAAGAACCACAACAAAGATTGGTGGATGAACAAGTGTTAGATCCATCAAGCATTCCacaagaaggaattgatctggcAAAGGTGACGTTTGAACAATTCGTACAACTCAATGAAGCTGCAGTTGCTACTCAGAAAGATCAAAGTTCAAGTGTTCAAGCTGAAAGTGTCAAAGCTACAGAACCGGAAGGTGTGGTTCAAGATGATTCAAGTGAAGCTGATTCTGAGTCCACTGAGACAGAGTCAGAGCTGGATCCAACAACACTTGGGAGAGGTAAAGCTAAGTTGAAGAAAAAGGCAACCAAGAAGCAAAAAGGATCTGATGAAAAAGATTCCACTTATACACCATCAGTTGATGAACCAAAGAAGCAAAGAGCAAAGCGTAAGGCTGTTCAAACTAGAGTGATTCCTAGGAGTGTACGCGCAAAGAAAACAGGTGCTACACTGCCTAAAGATAAAGATGGAAAGAAGGAAAAACATGTAACAACCTCATAGGTTCAAGAAGTTGAAAAGACTCTGTTGATATTCCAAAGGCTCCAGAAGTTCAAACACAAAGTGTTAAAGTGCCTGAGGTTGAAGTTCAAAAGAAAACAGGTGGTGATGATTATGTTGAAATCACAGGGTTCAAGGCAGCtacacctccaccaccacctccaccaaaAGAACAACCAATTCCTGAAGATCCTGAATCCTCAAGACCAAAGAATACACTTCATGATGATTTGTTTGGAGAACTTCCTCATGCAACTGGAGTATATAGAGATGATATTCCAGATGAAGATTATGACATGTTCAACAATGAAGCTGTGAAAGAATTGACGAAGAAAGTTGGTGAACTTGAAAAGGAGAAAGCTAAAGGTGAAGCTAAGCGTGACGCTTTAAAGAAGCAAATTGAGGAGCTGATGAAGGTAAATGAAGAAATTAAGATGGTCATGATAGATCAAGATGAAAAGTTAAAGAAGATGGAAGATAATGTTGAAGATAACTCAAAGCTCTTTGATATCATGCAACAAGAAATTTCTGATATGAATAAAAAGCTGGTAAAGATGAACGATATCAACCAGACATTGAATCAGATGATAAGTGATCTTCATGAAGCTTCAGCAAATGAACTCAAGACGATGAAGTTGGAGACGGAAGCGATGAAGGCAGACAAAGTGATGAAAGATAATCAGCTCAACATGCTATATGTTGTCATGGAAAGTCATCTAAACATTGATGTTCATGCTGCCTTCAATGAGATTGAAGTGAAAAGAGCTGAAGATCACAGAGTTGAACGAGAAAGGCGACTGGCTGAAGAAGCAACACAAAAGAAGAAAAGTGTTATTGAAGAAACTCAAGAAGCTAGAGGTTCTTCAAGCCAAGTTGACGTTGAAATGGTTGATGCTGAAGCAGATCCTAAAGGATTCGTGCTTGTTGGTAAAGCTACTACTCTCTCTTATGATTTAAATGATGTTATTCGCCGAGTACTTGTTattcaaaagaaaaagaaggcaaAAGAAGTGTTGATGTTAAAATGGAAAGATGAGGAAGAAGTAGAGGAAGAGACACAGAAGTTTATTCTTATTGGTAAACCATCTTCAGTACCTTATAGCCTTAAAGAGATTGTTCGCAGAGTTAAAATTGATGAAAGTCAAAGAGAGGTTAGGAAGGCTCGAGGAGAGATTGTTGAAAGTGATTCTGATATGGAAATCTTAGGTgatgaggatgaagatgaagatgaaaatgataagTCTGATAAGAaagatgataaagatgataaggataatgatgatgatgatcagggTTCGTCTGGATTATTGATTGTGAATCCAAATGTTTAACAAAGAATTGAAGATTTTCTGAATGATGAAATCAATGAACAAGACGATGATCAACATCAAGAAGTTTCTACAACAGGAAAGCAGCATGTCGACCAGGTATTCCTCACACAACCTACTGTCATTTATTTGAATgctcaaaatgagtgggagctAGAGGTACCAAGGTCAAGGGCGGAGATGCTAGAAGAGTTGGGGTTAGATGATGGGAAGTTTAATTTTGACATTGAAGATGAGATACCTCAATCACCTGAAAGGGAGTTTGAGTTTAGGTATGCTCAGGAAGCTGATAATTACAACGATGTGATTGTTGAAGAAGCTTCAGATTCCTCTAATGAAGAAACTGATTTTCATTATTCTGGAGTTGATGAGACATTTCCTTCTCTGGCGGAAATGTTCAAAGATCATAATGAAGATGAAATCAGGAGAAAGATAGTTGAAAAGATAACCACTGAAGGTGTTCCAAAGACCATACCCAGAGAGAATCTTGCTAAAGAGAGGAGGAAATGGTTCAAAGTGATGCCGAAGGAGAGGAAGTCTCTTAGGGCACTTCAGTATTTCACTCATAATAAAGATATTTCATGGGGTGATATTTTATCCTGGGGTTATTTAGAGGATCTGCAGGTGTATGCCATTCGACGGGAACAGGGCGTGCAGTATTTTGAGTTTCTGTCAGACATAAAGGCCCTCCCGTGGTGGGATGTTGATGAGCTTGTCCAAACAAAGAACATAAAGCAGTTTTATCATGGATTGGATGTGAAGCAACATGATCAACATTTATGGGATTATGTGAAGCAGCGGGCTAAGGCTGGATATCGTGATTTGAAGCCCCACCGCCCAAAGCAAATTGTCACAATGTTGAAGAACGGAGAGAAAGATATAACTTTGGATATCAAGCCTCCACGGTGTCTAAAGAACATGCCACTTCGTGCTATGGAACAAGATTTCTAAGAAGAATTTCAAGGATGATTATACAATCCTAGCACAGCGGAAGCGGTAATTTCTTTGTTCGACAAGTCAAAGGGGGAATCAAGGAGAATCTGCATACTAGACCCGATGTGGCTAGTAAACTGTTCAAAGAAAGACATTGATTGTTTGTTCTATAACAAGATTGTCTATGAAAAGCCAGATAAAGAACAAGCAATGCAATATCAGAAGATCGTGGATGTGTGTTTTGCTCAAGACATCAATTTTGGAAGGTACTAGAAGACCAATTGGAGAGATCTTGAGATTGATGAATTCCTGAAAAGGTACAAGCGCAACCAGAAGTTTAAAGAGATTGCTGATAGAGCAGCTGAACTTGGCAAGCGCAAGCTGATGAGACCGCTGCCAACAGATCAAACGCCGAtcaagaaacaagagaacaagaTCCCCAAGTGGGACAGAAAGCGTGATGGTGATCCGGTATACAGGAAATGGTGGATTGAAGAGGGGAGGCTTTTGAGACGAAAAATGTTAGATGAGAAAGCCAAACAAAGGAGATAGAGAGCCAAGGAACGAAGGCGTAACAGGAAGGAATGAAGACTATGCTGGAAGGAACTgcagctacatccgagggggagtctattAGTTCATGCGtttgtagcttccgtcagcattAAGTCGTATTTTGTCTGTTTATGTCCTTTTTGAACAATTATGTTTATGTATGTATATTCGTAGAAAGACAGCTCAGGGAATGGCACTTGTATGTAAAAATGTTGACCAAAGGTTGACTTATGTCACTCGATCAGACAGCACTGTtatccgatcggacaacacttATTTGTTCCTgagtttgtctataaataccCGGGTAGGGTATGTCATTCAGAACTTTTGGAACTTTAGAAGTCTCTGTCTAGTCTGACTATATTCTGGCTCTTATGTACTTTCATATCATCTGAATAGAAAGATCAGACGGTGTTAATCGTTGAATACTTTGTCGTACTTCTGTGACTTGATCCAATGGATTCTGCACATTGATCAAGGTTAATTCATGCACTTTTGTGACAATTAGATCCTGTACAAAAGGACCTAACACATGATTCTGAACGTAGCAGGCTGTGTTTACTGCTTCTGCCCAGAATATGAGTGGAAGACCTGAATCTATCAGCATTGTGCGAGCAGCTTCGACATTCTGTTAAGGGGATCTTGCTGTACTGTATTGATGGTCAATTCCTTTGAGCGCACAAAATTCGTTCAGCTCGgcattcttgaattctgtcccattgtcacAGCGAATAATCTTTACACGTTCATTTTACTGATTCTCCATGAGTATTACAAATTTCTTAATCAAACCAGTAGTCTCACTTTTCTATTCCAAGAAGAATACCCAAGTGAAACGAGAAAAATCATATGTGATGACCAAACAGTAAGCCTTTCCCCCGATGCTGAGTACATtgaccggaccaaacaaatccatatgtaGCAGTTCCAAGACCTTTGAAGTGGTGTGAACAGGTTTGGACTTATGAGGCCGACGATGCTGCTTTCCTCGAGCACATGCTTCACATTTCTCTATTTGCATGAAATCCTTGATTGGTAAG of Helianthus annuus cultivar XRQ/B chromosome 1, HanXRQr2.0-SUNRISE, whole genome shotgun sequence contains these proteins:
- the LOC110927897 gene encoding glutamic acid-rich protein-like, which codes for MSKVIFEYLKENIRAETNAKGMICRISKPAYVAPENDKRRHENSDSDNEDEKMSQMIEKKTRWWFVRDGKRKRTPETSPVVPMEPTLKIVVKGPSKEPQQRLVDEQVLDPSSIPQEGIDLAKVTFEQFVQLNEAAVATQKDQSSSVQAESVKATEPEGVVQDDSSEADSESTETESELDPTTLGRGKAKLKKKATKKQKGSDEKDSTYTPSVDEPKKQRAKRKAVQTRVIPRSVRAKKTGATLPKDKDGKKEKHAPEVQTQSVKVPEVEVQKKTGGDDYVEITGFKAATPPPPPPPKEQPIPEDPESSRPKNTLHDDLFGELPHATGVYRDDIPDEDYDMFNNEAVKELTKKVGELEKEKAKGEAKRDALKKQIEELMKVNEEIKMVMIDQDEKLKKMEDNVEDNSKLFDIMQQEISDMNKKLVKMNDINQTLNQMISDLHEASANELKTMKLETEAMKADKVMKDNQLNMLYVVMESHLNIDVHAAFNEIEVKRAEDHRVERERRLAEEATQKKKSVIEETQEARGSSSQVDVEMVDAEADPKGFVLVGKATTLSYDLNDVIRRVLVIQKKKKAKEVLMLKWKDEEEVEEETQKFILIGKPSSVPYSLKEIVRRVKIDESQREVRKARGEIVESDSDMEILGDEDEDEDENDKSDKKDDKDDKDNDDDDQDFLNDEINEQDDDQHQEVSTTGKQHVDQVFLTQPTVIYLNAQNEWELEVPRSRAEMLEELGLDDGKFNFDIEDEIPQSPEREFEFRYAQEADNYNDVIVEEASDSSNEETDFHYSGVDETFPSLAEMFKDHNEDEIRRKIVEKITTEGVPKTIPRENLAKERRKWFKVMPKERKSLRALQYFTHNKDISWGDILSWGYLEDLQVYAIRREQGVQYFEFLSDIKALPWWDVDELVQTKNIKQFYHGLDVKQHDQHLWDYVKQRAKAGYRDLKPHRPKQIVTMLKNGEKDITLDIKPPRCLKNMPLRAMEQDF